One Maribacter cobaltidurans genomic window carries:
- a CDS encoding OmpH family outer membrane protein encodes MKQVKKIAVALMLFVAATSFVNAQSKVAHIDVTQLLSAMPEMKAAEAELKKLQETYGADIQASMTELRNKYTQYQNEAASKSKEENEKRAVELQGMEKTVGEFQQNAQQEIQKKQAELFAPISEKAKAAIERVANAQGFDYVIDAQVGSGLIVANGKDLLADVKKELGI; translated from the coding sequence ATGAAACAAGTAAAGAAAATTGCGGTAGCCTTAATGTTGTTCGTGGCGGCGACCAGTTTTGTAAATGCACAGAGTAAAGTGGCACATATAGATGTAACCCAGTTGCTATCTGCCATGCCGGAAATGAAAGCTGCGGAAGCTGAACTTAAAAAGCTACAGGAAACCTATGGTGCGGATATTCAAGCTTCCATGACAGAATTGCGTAATAAGTATACACAATATCAAAATGAAGCAGCTTCTAAGTCCAAGGAAGAGAATGAAAAGAGAGCGGTAGAACTTCAAGGTATGGAAAAAACGGTTGGGGAGTTCCAACAAAACGCCCAACAAGAGATTCAGAAGAAGCAGGCGGAATTGTTTGCCCCTATCTCAGAAAAGGCTAAAGCAGCTATAGAAAGAGTTGCTAATGCTCAAGGCTTCGATTATGTTATCGATGCGCAAGTCGGTAGTGGATTGATTGTTGCCAATGGAAAAGATCTTTTGGCCGACGTCAAAAAAGAATTGGGTATTTAA
- a CDS encoding OmpH family outer membrane protein, whose amino-acid sequence MKSKAKVLLFLVTILMGLYSMAQRGVRIAYVDMEYILENVEEYRDASEQLDTKVQKWKVEIEQKQSVLEQMKKDLMAEKVLLTPELIEEREEEIQILEKEMIEYQQDRFGPQGDLVLQKRRLIQPIQDQVFNEVQKLGANKKYDFIFDKSADVVMLYSEKRHDISDLVLRGIARTRKISKPKGGKDTRSRLEAFEGDDEIEQEEEVSEALQERIDRAKEAQEAREKTAAEKREEQLKLREERKKAYEERRKKLLEEREAKRKEKEAEGNKDNTEKDSDNK is encoded by the coding sequence ATGAAGTCAAAAGCAAAAGTTCTTTTATTTCTTGTTACCATCTTAATGGGATTGTATTCCATGGCCCAAAGAGGAGTTAGAATAGCCTATGTGGATATGGAATACATCTTGGAAAATGTTGAGGAATATAGGGATGCAAGTGAGCAATTGGATACTAAGGTCCAAAAATGGAAGGTGGAAATAGAACAAAAGCAAAGTGTTCTGGAACAGATGAAGAAGGATTTAATGGCGGAAAAGGTGTTGTTGACCCCTGAGCTCATAGAAGAGCGGGAAGAGGAGATTCAAATCCTTGAAAAGGAGATGATCGAGTACCAGCAGGATAGATTTGGTCCCCAAGGAGATTTGGTGCTGCAGAAAAGAAGGTTGATACAGCCTATACAAGATCAGGTCTTCAATGAGGTGCAAAAATTGGGAGCCAATAAAAAATATGATTTTATTTTTGATAAATCTGCGGATGTTGTAATGTTGTACTCCGAAAAAAGGCACGATATTAGCGACTTGGTTCTCAGGGGAATTGCAAGAACCAGAAAAATAAGCAAACCCAAGGGAGGAAAAGATACTAGAAGTAGATTGGAAGCTTTTGAAGGTGATGATGAAATTGAACAAGAAGAAGAGGTAAGCGAAGCCCTTCAGGAGCGAATCGACAGGGCCAAGGAAGCCCAGGAGGCAAGAGAGAAAACGGCAGCCGAAAAGCGGGAAGAGCAATTAAAATTGCGCGAGGAACGTAAGAAGGCCTACGAGGAAAGAAGAAAGAAACTCCTTGAAGAAAGGGAGGCTAAGCGAAAGGAAAAGGAGGCAGAGGGAAATAAGGATAATACGGAAAAGGATTCCGATAATAAATAG
- the bamA gene encoding outer membrane protein assembly factor BamA produces the protein MTRFISLNQLLTSLLLFIFFANAYSQEPSLDRDKTYILGGIEVTGLESYNEQTVKTYTGLRIGQPITPSSEQLSDVIKKLWGLELFTSIEFFVTNIEDNNIFLELNIVERPTLTDVTFNGVKPRKVDELRDDTDLKKGKKITESLISNTKNYLTNKYKKQGYLNTKVNIITAVDTSETNARRMVVNVNKGDKVKIKDIIFEGNEQLSDKKLRKSLKSTKRKRFGRFWKKSKYIQDDYEEDLDLLVDKYAENGFRDARVISDTIEKLDENNILLKIKVEEGNKYYFGDIDFVGNTVYTDRQLQQVLGIKKGATYNGVLLRERIADNSKPEPNDITSLYQNNGYLFSTINPVEVSAANDTINFEIRIIEGKETFLDHVTVSGNDRTNDHVIFRELRTRPGQKYNKSDIIRSIRELGQLGFFDAEQIKPDVLNANPNEGTVDLAWSLVESGSSQIELQGGYGGGGFIGTLGLSFSNFSIQNLFKGEAYRPVPMGDGQTFALRLQASRTFRVYSLNFSEPWMGGKKPVRFNLNVSRTQQFAASYTNRGIKVNKDQQFSITGVSLGLAKRVQWPDDFFTISHSLGYQLYDFRNYNIGLFNFGNGKANSIAYTLGINRNATLGGRIFPRGGSNFEITAKFTPPYSLFSNKDFGALKNRSEELTEKRYTTQEGLTAAEITELEDIDQERFRLLEYYKIKFKGDWYTTLVGSADKSLVLRTNAEFGFLGNYNSATGDVPFERFFVGGDGLNNFTLDGRDIVQLRGYENQSLTPIDPITRQQEGGLIYNKFSMELRYPLTLKPSASIYGLTFLEAGNSFNNFQQFNPFQLKRSAGVGLRIFMPAFGLLGIDFGYGFDEDLRPQSIGNGPSGWQTHFIIGQQF, from the coding sequence ATGACCAGGTTCATATCCTTGAACCAATTACTAACATCCCTGCTCCTTTTTATTTTCTTTGCCAATGCCTACTCTCAGGAGCCTAGCCTGGATAGGGATAAAACCTATATCTTAGGAGGTATTGAGGTAACTGGCCTGGAAAGTTATAACGAGCAGACGGTCAAGACCTATACGGGTTTGAGAATAGGGCAGCCTATTACGCCTTCCAGTGAACAGTTAAGTGATGTAATCAAAAAATTATGGGGACTGGAGCTGTTTACCTCTATTGAATTCTTTGTTACCAATATTGAGGATAACAATATTTTTCTTGAACTCAATATTGTTGAACGGCCTACATTGACAGATGTAACCTTTAATGGGGTGAAACCGAGAAAGGTAGACGAATTAAGAGACGATACGGACCTAAAAAAGGGGAAAAAGATAACGGAGAGCCTTATTTCAAATACCAAGAACTACCTTACCAATAAGTACAAAAAACAAGGATATCTAAATACCAAAGTTAATATTATTACTGCTGTGGATACTTCTGAAACCAATGCCAGAAGAATGGTGGTAAATGTTAATAAGGGCGACAAGGTAAAAATCAAGGATATCATTTTTGAAGGAAATGAACAACTATCGGACAAAAAGCTTAGGAAATCATTGAAAAGTACCAAGCGAAAACGATTTGGCCGTTTCTGGAAAAAGTCCAAGTATATTCAGGACGATTATGAGGAGGATTTGGACTTATTGGTGGATAAGTACGCGGAGAACGGTTTTAGGGATGCCCGGGTAATTTCTGATACCATAGAGAAGTTGGACGAGAACAATATTCTCTTAAAAATTAAAGTCGAGGAAGGAAATAAATATTATTTTGGAGATATTGATTTTGTTGGGAATACCGTGTATACGGATCGCCAATTGCAACAGGTTTTGGGGATTAAAAAAGGAGCTACCTATAACGGTGTTTTGCTAAGGGAAAGAATTGCGGACAACTCCAAACCGGAGCCCAATGATATCACCAGTCTTTATCAAAACAACGGTTATTTGTTTTCTACTATCAATCCAGTTGAGGTTTCTGCGGCCAACGATACCATTAATTTTGAGATAAGAATTATAGAAGGAAAGGAAACCTTTTTAGACCATGTAACCGTTTCCGGAAATGATAGAACAAATGACCATGTGATTTTTAGGGAATTGCGTACGCGTCCAGGCCAAAAGTATAATAAGTCCGATATTATTAGAAGTATTAGGGAATTGGGGCAACTTGGATTTTTTGATGCAGAACAGATAAAACCAGATGTGTTAAATGCTAATCCGAACGAAGGAACGGTGGATTTGGCCTGGAGCCTAGTAGAATCCGGATCAAGTCAAATTGAACTGCAAGGCGGTTATGGAGGAGGAGGATTCATAGGTACTTTAGGTCTTTCCTTTAGCAATTTCTCCATTCAGAACCTGTTCAAAGGGGAAGCTTACAGGCCCGTACCTATGGGAGATGGGCAAACCTTTGCACTCCGGTTGCAGGCAAGCCGAACCTTTAGGGTATACAGTTTAAACTTCTCCGAACCTTGGATGGGGGGTAAAAAACCGGTTAGGTTCAATTTGAACGTTTCAAGAACACAACAGTTTGCGGCATCCTACACCAATAGGGGAATCAAGGTGAATAAAGATCAACAGTTTTCCATTACGGGGGTGAGTTTGGGATTGGCCAAAAGGGTACAATGGCCAGATGATTTCTTCACCATCTCACATTCCTTGGGATATCAATTATATGATTTTAGAAATTATAATATTGGTCTCTTTAATTTTGGTAACGGAAAGGCCAATTCTATAGCCTACACCTTAGGTATCAATAGAAATGCAACTTTGGGAGGCCGAATATTTCCTCGTGGAGGATCTAATTTTGAAATTACCGCCAAGTTTACACCACCCTATTCCCTGTTTAGTAACAAGGATTTTGGGGCCTTGAAAAATCGTAGTGAAGAATTGACTGAAAAGCGGTATACTACCCAAGAGGGTTTGACTGCCGCAGAAATTACAGAATTAGAGGACATAGACCAGGAGCGATTCAGGTTGTTGGAATATTATAAGATCAAGTTCAAGGGGGACTGGTATACCACTTTGGTAGGCAGTGCAGACAAGTCTTTGGTACTGAGGACAAATGCGGAGTTTGGATTCTTGGGCAATTACAATAGTGCTACTGGTGACGTACCCTTTGAACGGTTTTTTGTAGGTGGGGATGGTCTTAACAATTTTACATTGGATGGAAGGGATATTGTGCAGCTAAGGGGATATGAAAATCAATCCTTGACTCCAATAGACCCTATTACGAGGCAACAGGAGGGTGGATTGATCTACAATAAATTCTCCATGGAACTACGATATCCGCTTACCTTGAAACCTTCTGCCTCCATTTACGGACTCACCTTTTTGGAAGCAGGTAATTCGTTCAACAATTTTCAGCAGTTTAATCCGTTTCAATTAAAACGATCGGCCGGTGTGGGGCTTCGCATCTTTATGCCAGCGTTTGGTTTATTGGGAATCGATTTTGGTTATGGATTCGATGAGGATTTAAGACCACAATCCATAGGCAATGGTCCAAGCGGATGGCAAACGCACTTCATAATTGGTCAACAGTTCTAA
- a CDS encoding isoprenyl transferase, which yields MDSKIEDIVDQNLPQHMAIIMDGNGRWAKERGKLRVFGHENGVRTVKSTVKSCAKLGIKYLTLYTFSTENWNRPKLEVETLMRLLVSSLRKELATFCENNIKLNTIGNISALPNKAHEELLEVMKKTKDNTGMTLTLALSYGSREELQSAMKSIAFKVKNNIISPENIDETIINNHLYTQNLPDVDLLIRTSGEHRVSNFLLWQIAYAELYFIDVFWPDFSEHHLVEAIKNYQNRERRFGKTSEQLI from the coding sequence ATGGATAGTAAGATAGAGGATATTGTAGACCAAAATTTGCCGCAGCACATGGCCATTATCATGGACGGTAACGGTAGGTGGGCCAAGGAACGTGGTAAATTGCGTGTTTTTGGCCACGAGAACGGTGTGCGAACCGTTAAGTCTACCGTAAAAAGTTGTGCCAAACTTGGTATAAAGTATCTTACCCTTTATACTTTTTCTACTGAAAATTGGAATAGGCCAAAGCTGGAAGTGGAGACCTTGATGCGACTTTTGGTTTCTTCCCTAAGAAAGGAATTGGCTACTTTTTGTGAGAATAATATCAAACTAAATACGATTGGAAATATTTCTGCATTACCAAACAAGGCCCATGAGGAGCTTTTGGAAGTAATGAAAAAAACAAAGGATAATACGGGCATGACACTTACCCTTGCCCTGAGTTATGGCTCTAGGGAAGAGCTTCAATCCGCAATGAAATCAATCGCATTCAAAGTTAAAAATAATATAATTTCGCCTGAAAATATTGACGAAACCATTATTAATAACCATCTTTACACGCAAAATTTGCCAGACGTAGACTTGCTAATCCGAACGAGTGGAGAACATCGGGTCAGCAATTTTTTATTATGGCAGATTGCATATGCCGAATTATATTTTATTGATGTATTTTGGCCCGATTTTAGTGAGCATCATTTGGTAGAGGCCATAAAAAATTACCAGAACAGAGAACGAAGATTTGGAAAAACTAGCGAACAACTCATTTAG
- the porG gene encoding type IX secretion system protein PorG, which produces MIRSIFLLAFFSVSIGLNAQTYEVGVFAGGANMIGDVGRTNYILPSGLAFGGLFKWNKSKRYAWRGSLTYGKFTADDNKSSTTARQQRGYVVDNKVLEASAGLEFNFVEYNLHKLGPAFTPYLYTGVTYFRYDYSYFNGGVLQDISQTDGSFAVPMTVGFKYRINQFLIFGAEIGARYTFTDNLDASNPKGSNFEEFKFGNILSDDWYVFSGVTLTYTFGRKPCRDCFQ; this is translated from the coding sequence ATGATACGTAGCATATTTCTGCTGGCATTTTTTTCGGTTTCCATTGGTCTAAATGCCCAAACCTACGAAGTAGGTGTTTTTGCCGGTGGGGCGAATATGATAGGGGATGTTGGTAGAACCAATTACATTTTGCCATCGGGTTTGGCTTTTGGGGGCTTGTTCAAATGGAACAAGAGCAAAAGATATGCATGGAGGGGTAGCCTTACCTACGGTAAGTTTACCGCAGACGATAATAAATCCAGTACTACTGCTAGACAACAAAGGGGATATGTAGTGGATAACAAGGTTCTTGAAGCATCCGCTGGACTGGAGTTTAATTTTGTTGAATACAATCTACATAAATTAGGCCCTGCATTTACACCTTACCTGTATACGGGAGTGACCTATTTTAGGTATGATTACAGCTATTTCAATGGAGGGGTTTTACAGGATATTTCACAAACGGACGGATCTTTTGCCGTACCAATGACGGTAGGTTTTAAGTATCGTATCAACCAGTTTCTTATTTTTGGGGCAGAAATTGGGGCCAGATATACCTTTACGGATAATTTGGATGCCAGTAATCCCAAGGGTTCCAATTTTGAGGAATTTAAATTTGGAAATATTCTTAGCGATGATTGGTACGTTTTTTCCGGGGTTACCTTAACGTATACATTTGGAAGAAAACCATGCCGAGATTGCTTTCAATAA
- a CDS encoding NAD kinase: MKVAIYGQTYQDNAIEYVQELLNELHKASAEVFVEEEFYALYKEKNGPGNYPTFTPDYGLDASFDMFVSFGGDGTILRATTFVRDLGIPIVGVNTGRLGFLSTFKKEEVKKVVQEFLKGDYTIVERSLVQISAKALNAEFGDLNFALNEITVSRKDTTSMITVETYLNNEYLTSYWADGLIISTPTGSTGYSLSCGGPVIVPTAKSLVLTPIAPHNLNARPLVISDDTEIRLKVSGREENHLVSLDSRIASLENGQEITISKAPFTIRMIEYTSESFLKTLRNKLLWGEDRRN, from the coding sequence ATGAAAGTTGCCATTTACGGCCAAACATACCAGGACAATGCCATAGAATATGTGCAGGAACTTTTGAATGAACTTCATAAGGCATCTGCAGAAGTTTTTGTGGAAGAGGAGTTTTATGCTCTGTATAAGGAGAAAAACGGTCCCGGTAATTATCCTACGTTCACTCCCGATTATGGTCTGGATGCTTCCTTCGATATGTTCGTGAGTTTTGGCGGAGACGGCACCATTTTAAGGGCTACCACTTTTGTTAGGGACTTAGGTATACCTATTGTAGGGGTAAATACGGGAAGACTTGGGTTTTTGTCCACTTTTAAGAAAGAAGAAGTTAAAAAGGTGGTTCAAGAATTTTTGAAAGGGGACTATACCATTGTGGAAAGGAGCTTGGTTCAAATTAGTGCCAAGGCATTGAACGCTGAATTTGGAGATTTGAATTTCGCCCTCAACGAAATTACCGTAAGTAGAAAGGATACGACTTCCATGATTACGGTAGAGACTTATTTAAACAATGAATATTTAACCTCCTACTGGGCCGATGGGTTAATTATTTCTACCCCAACGGGGTCTACCGGGTATTCATTGAGCTGTGGAGGACCTGTAATAGTGCCCACGGCAAAATCGTTGGTATTGACACCTATAGCACCACATAATTTAAATGCCAGGCCTTTGGTCATTTCAGATGATACAGAAATACGATTAAAGGTTTCTGGCCGGGAAGAAAACCATCTGGTTTCCTTGGATTCAAGAATTGCTTCTTTGGAGAATGGGCAGGAAATAACCATAAGTAAGGCGCCGTTTACCATAAGAATGATTGAGTATACCTCAGAAAGTTTTTTAAAGACCCTAAGGAACAAATTATTATGGGGCGAAGACAGAAGAAATTGA
- a CDS encoding CBS domain-containing protein, whose protein sequence is MNIQQHIISNLPVFDVSTTCGEIMEFFKENTYSHIAIMEKDRFLGVFSENDMDVVSSDSKMNEYRYDLETFFVRKETSWLDVLEVFARNEANLVPILDEVERVEGYYDLTDIVAVFIDTPFFTDPGNILVVATGIKNYSFSEISQIVESNNARFLGGFITDMQNDVVQVTIKISTSNFDKVVQTFRRYNYQIIFGNSDDQFIEDLKNRSDYLDKYLNV, encoded by the coding sequence ATGAATATTCAACAACATATAATTTCCAATCTTCCTGTTTTTGATGTCAGTACCACTTGTGGGGAGATTATGGAATTTTTTAAGGAGAATACATATTCCCATATTGCCATCATGGAGAAGGATAGGTTTTTAGGTGTCTTTTCGGAAAATGATATGGATGTGGTTTCCTCCGATTCCAAAATGAACGAATACCGATATGACCTGGAAACATTTTTTGTGCGTAAGGAAACAAGTTGGTTGGACGTCTTGGAGGTGTTTGCTCGAAACGAGGCCAATCTTGTGCCCATTTTGGACGAAGTAGAAAGGGTAGAGGGATATTATGATTTGACGGATATCGTAGCTGTCTTCATCGACACCCCGTTCTTTACAGATCCAGGTAATATTCTAGTTGTCGCCACGGGGATTAAGAATTATTCCTTTAGCGAGATTTCACAGATTGTAGAAAGTAATAATGCCCGATTCTTAGGTGGTTTTATTACGGATATGCAAAATGATGTGGTACAGGTCACCATTAAAATCAGTACATCGAACTTTGACAAGGTCGTACAGACTTTTAGGCGTTACAATTACCAAATTATTTTTGGAAATAGCGATGACCAGTTTATAGAGGATTTAAAGAATAGATCAGACTATCTTGATAAGTACCTAAATGTCTAG
- a CDS encoding pyridoxine 5'-phosphate synthase, which translates to MTKLSVNVNKIATLRNARGGNVPDLLKVAADIERFGGQGITVHPRPDERHIRYQDTRDLKKIVTTEFNIEGNPNPKFIDLVLEVLPDQVTLVPDAEDAITSNAGWDTIKHKDFLTEVIRKFKDAGIRTSIFVDPDTKMVEGAKATGTDRIELYTESYATGYPSDKKSAIKPFIDAAKKANELNIGINAGHDLSLDNIHYFSQNIPGLLEVSIGHALICESIYLGLDNVVNMYLNKLK; encoded by the coding sequence ATGACGAAACTTAGTGTTAATGTGAACAAAATTGCCACGCTTAGGAATGCAAGAGGTGGAAACGTACCCGATCTTTTGAAAGTGGCGGCCGATATTGAAAGGTTTGGGGGTCAGGGAATAACCGTTCATCCAAGACCGGACGAACGACACATTCGATATCAAGATACCCGTGACTTAAAGAAAATTGTCACGACCGAATTCAATATTGAAGGGAACCCTAACCCAAAGTTCATTGATCTTGTGCTGGAAGTCCTGCCGGACCAGGTGACTTTAGTGCCGGATGCAGAAGATGCCATTACCTCCAACGCCGGGTGGGACACCATAAAACACAAAGATTTTTTAACGGAGGTAATCCGCAAGTTTAAGGATGCCGGCATACGTACCTCTATCTTTGTGGACCCAGACACTAAAATGGTTGAAGGTGCCAAGGCCACTGGTACAGATAGAATTGAACTCTACACCGAAAGTTACGCCACGGGCTATCCTTCCGATAAAAAATCGGCAATTAAACCTTTTATCGATGCTGCCAAAAAGGCAAACGAGCTTAATATTGGCATTAACGCCGGTCATGATCTCAGCCTTGATAACATCCATTATTTTAGTCAAAATATTCCGGGGCTTTTGGAGGTATCCATTGGCCATGCCTTGATTTGCGAATCTATTTATTTAGGTTTGGACAATGTGGTGAACATGTATTTAAACAAACTAAAATGA
- a CDS encoding alpha/beta fold hydrolase gives MNPILYSNIIGSGKPLCILHGFLGMSDNWKTLGNQYAENGFEVHLIDQRNHGRSFWSDEFNYDLLAKDLFDYLNDKNIQKTALIGHSMGGKTVMQFACTYSQLTEKLLVADIAPRYYPPHHHEIISALNHLELEKIETRGDADDQLKKYLKNFGVRQFLLKNLYRTKDSKFGLRINLAVLTEKMEEVGENISSSEHYDGPTLFLKGSKSEYVSDADSVQIKRHFPNAKIEVIDNAGHWLHAENPEQFFEKSFQFLK, from the coding sequence ATGAATCCAATTTTATACTCCAACATTATAGGAAGCGGCAAACCATTATGTATTTTACACGGATTCCTCGGCATGTCCGATAATTGGAAAACACTGGGAAATCAATATGCTGAAAATGGTTTTGAGGTTCACTTGATCGACCAAAGAAACCATGGCAGAAGTTTTTGGTCCGATGAATTTAACTATGACCTTTTGGCCAAAGATCTCTTTGATTATCTTAATGACAAGAATATACAGAAAACAGCCCTTATCGGGCATTCCATGGGAGGTAAAACGGTTATGCAATTTGCCTGTACCTATTCCCAGCTAACCGAGAAATTACTGGTGGCGGACATTGCCCCAAGATACTATCCGCCCCATCATCATGAAATCATTAGCGCACTTAACCATTTGGAACTGGAAAAAATAGAAACAAGGGGGGATGCGGATGATCAATTAAAAAAATATTTAAAAAATTTTGGTGTGCGCCAGTTTTTACTGAAAAATCTCTACAGGACAAAGGATAGTAAGTTTGGATTAAGAATTAACTTGGCCGTCCTCACCGAAAAAATGGAGGAAGTTGGGGAAAATATTTCAAGTTCTGAGCACTATGATGGTCCCACACTTTTCTTGAAAGGCAGCAAATCTGAATATGTTTCGGATGCTGACAGTGTTCAAATTAAAAGACATTTCCCCAATGCCAAAATAGAGGTTATTGATAATGCGGGTCACTGGCTCCATGCTGAAAATCCCGAGCAATTTTTTGAGAAGTCGTTTCAATTTTTAAAATGA
- a CDS encoding phage holin family protein, giving the protein MKLILRILLSALAVVLLANFLPHVSVDSYMTAIIVAIVLSLLNFLVKPILVILTLPVTILTFGLFLLIINALIILLADNLIDGFNVDGLWWALLFSLLLSFLQSILYSLLKEDK; this is encoded by the coding sequence ATGAAACTTATTCTTCGCATTTTACTAAGTGCTCTGGCCGTTGTTCTATTGGCCAACTTTCTTCCACATGTATCTGTAGATTCCTATATGACCGCCATAATCGTGGCCATAGTACTGAGCCTTTTGAACTTTTTGGTGAAACCTATTTTGGTTATACTCACCTTACCTGTCACCATTTTGACCTTTGGCCTCTTCTTATTGATTATCAATGCACTGATTATTCTATTGGCCGATAATTTGATAGACGGATTTAACGTCGACGGACTTTGGTGGGCGCTCTTGTTCAGCCTTTTGCTCTCATTTTTACAGTCCATATTATATTCCTTGCTTAAAGAAGACAAATAG
- the tig gene encoding trigger factor, with protein MNITKEQIDDLNAVVKVAITKEDYQDKVDTILKDYKKQANIPGFRKGQVPMGLIKKQYGKAVLVDEVNKLLQDNLNKYLTEEKLDVLGNPLPKQKDDFDWDQEELDFEFELGLAPEFEVPLKTKKAITHYKIVADKKMINEQVERIQKQYGKLVSKDEVGKKDEVSGNFTNEEEGIDNKALLEIEKLKSKKAIDALLGKKVGEVVTLKTKGLLKDDHLLSSILGIARDKADNLDIEVDFTITEINEREPAELNQELFDKLFGEDAVKSEKELKERIAEDSEKQFEQQADQKLLNDVTEYFIENTKFDLPSGFLTKWIQMTGDKELTPEEASEEYEKSEKGLRYQLIEGKIIKDNDLQVQFDELKEFAKGFIKSQMAQFGQLDPKEEELDNIAARVLGNQDEVKRLSEQLMSQKLLNLYKEKANLKTKEVTYENFVKEVYG; from the coding sequence ATGAACATTACAAAAGAGCAGATAGATGACTTAAACGCGGTTGTAAAGGTCGCTATCACCAAGGAAGACTATCAGGATAAGGTAGACACTATCCTTAAAGATTACAAAAAACAAGCCAACATACCAGGCTTTAGAAAGGGACAAGTTCCTATGGGGCTTATAAAAAAACAGTATGGAAAGGCGGTTTTGGTGGACGAAGTAAACAAATTGTTACAAGACAACCTTAACAAATATCTTACCGAGGAGAAGCTGGACGTCCTTGGAAATCCCTTACCAAAACAAAAAGATGATTTTGACTGGGACCAAGAGGAACTGGATTTTGAATTCGAATTAGGGCTTGCACCGGAATTTGAAGTACCCTTAAAAACAAAAAAGGCTATTACACACTATAAAATCGTAGCCGATAAAAAGATGATCAATGAGCAAGTAGAGCGTATCCAGAAGCAATACGGCAAACTTGTAAGCAAGGATGAAGTTGGCAAAAAGGACGAGGTTTCCGGAAATTTTACGAACGAAGAGGAAGGAATAGACAACAAAGCTCTTTTGGAAATCGAGAAGCTTAAAAGTAAAAAAGCAATTGATGCATTGTTGGGTAAAAAAGTTGGGGAAGTTGTCACTTTAAAGACCAAAGGCCTTTTAAAGGATGACCATTTACTTTCCAGCATTTTGGGAATCGCCAGGGATAAAGCGGATAATCTGGATATTGAGGTTGATTTTACCATAACCGAAATTAACGAAAGAGAACCTGCGGAATTGAACCAAGAACTATTCGATAAGCTTTTTGGTGAAGATGCCGTTAAGTCAGAAAAGGAATTGAAGGAGCGTATTGCAGAAGATTCCGAAAAGCAGTTCGAGCAACAAGCAGACCAGAAATTGCTGAACGATGTAACGGAATATTTCATTGAAAATACCAAGTTTGATCTACCATCCGGGTTTTTGACCAAATGGATTCAAATGACCGGAGACAAGGAATTGACCCCTGAAGAGGCCAGTGAAGAGTATGAAAAATCCGAAAAAGGATTGAGGTACCAATTGATAGAAGGAAAAATAATCAAGGATAACGATCTACAGGTTCAATTCGACGAATTGAAGGAATTTGCCAAAGGTTTCATTAAATCACAAATGGCCCAATTTGGACAGCTGGACCCAAAAGAGGAGGAATTGGACAATATAGCCGCAAGGGTTTTAGGAAACCAAGACGAGGTAAAGCGTTTATCCGAGCAGTTGATGAGCCAAAAACTATTGAACCTCTACAAGGAAAAAGCAAACCTTAAGACCAAAGAGGTAACCTATGAAAACTTTGTGAAAGAAGTTTACGGATAA